The following proteins are co-located in the Desulfuromonadales bacterium genome:
- a CDS encoding MBL fold metallo-hydrolase gives MSAVALEIVQIRAGEMANFSYLLYCPRSLRGLAVDPSFAPENLLTAAAKHGVAIDILVNTHGHRDHIAGDGHILETTGARLAAHPLDVPGADIPLSEGSLLNVGEGTVEILHTPGHTPGSIVLHPPGALITGDTLFVTFVGRADLAGSDPEALYHSLRRLAAFPPDTRIYPGHDYGPRPVSTVAYEREHNPYLQCPDLESFLHLRMG, from the coding sequence GTGAGCGCCGTGGCCCTGGAAATCGTCCAGATTCGGGCCGGCGAGATGGCCAACTTCTCCTACCTCCTCTACTGCCCGCGCAGCCTTCGGGGCCTCGCCGTCGACCCTTCCTTCGCCCCGGAAAACCTGCTGACGGCGGCCGCCAAGCACGGCGTCGCCATCGACATTCTGGTCAACACCCACGGCCACCGCGACCACATCGCCGGCGACGGCCATATCCTCGAGACGACCGGCGCCAGGCTCGCTGCCCATCCACTGGATGTGCCAGGGGCCGATATCCCCCTGAGCGAAGGGAGCCTTCTGAACGTCGGCGAGGGGACGGTGGAAATCCTGCACACCCCGGGACACACCCCCGGTTCGATCGTTCTGCATCCGCCCGGCGCCCTGATCACCGGCGACACCCTGTTCGTCACCTTCGTCGGCCGGGCCGATCTGGCCGGCAGCGACCCTGAGGCGCTCTACCACAGCCTGCGCCGGCTGGCGGCGTTCCCGCCCGATACCCGAATCTACCCCGGCCACGACTACGGACCCCGGCCGGTCTCTACCGTCGCCTACGAGCGGGAACACAATCCCTACCTGCAATGCCCCGATCTGGAGAGCTTCCTGCACCTGCGCATGGGGTAA
- a CDS encoding outer membrane beta-barrel protein, which yields MKRKLLSLLVALASLTLLTSVASAAGAPYPPMHPYFSIHVGGTWLQDANVDFDDPALFDDEIEFDNGYNVGGAFGYDYGLARLEIELAHRENDVDKIQVDLLDFKGDGDFSATSLMLNGYWDFETGSPVVPYIGGGLGFANVSANNVKFFDELGAVRYVDDDDNVFAYQLAAGIAFDLNPALTLDLGYRFFGTSDPDLKADPLLVDPPFNRFETEFDSHNVSLGLRMNF from the coding sequence ATGAAAAGAAAGCTGCTGTCCCTGCTGGTCGCGCTGGCTTCGCTAACCCTTTTGACCTCGGTGGCGTCCGCCGCCGGGGCTCCCTATCCCCCCATGCATCCCTACTTCAGCATTCACGTCGGTGGGACCTGGCTGCAGGACGCCAACGTCGACTTCGATGACCCGGCCCTCTTCGACGACGAGATCGAGTTCGACAACGGCTACAACGTCGGCGGCGCCTTCGGCTACGACTACGGGCTGGCCCGCCTGGAGATCGAGCTCGCCCATCGTGAAAACGACGTCGACAAGATCCAGGTTGACTTGCTCGATTTCAAGGGCGATGGAGATTTCAGCGCCACCAGCCTCATGCTGAACGGCTACTGGGACTTCGAGACGGGAAGCCCCGTCGTGCCGTACATTGGCGGTGGCCTCGGCTTTGCCAACGTCTCCGCCAACAACGTCAAATTCTTCGACGAATTGGGTGCGGTTCGCTACGTCGATGACGACGACAACGTCTTCGCCTACCAGTTGGCCGCCGGGATCGCCTTTGACCTCAACCCGGCGCTGACCCTCGACCTGGGCTACCGCTTCTTCGGCACCTCGGACCCCGACCTTAAAGCCGACCCGCTGCTGGTCGATCCCCCGTTTAACAGATTCGAGACCGAATTCGACAGCCACAACGTCTCCCTCGGCCTGCGGATGAACTTCTGA